Proteins encoded in a region of the Sphingomonas sp. HMP9 genome:
- a CDS encoding RcnB family protein produces the protein MRRLLIASAGLALAGGAAEAQRPAPGASYPVPGTARGTAMQAPMARPSRPGPIAAQMPVVEAPTRSVPGPRSSRWGSKIGGRWWAGANAPGGWAGYRRPHRGWAVPAYWNAPRFYVGDWSNYGLAQPPQGYNWTRYYDDAVLIDARGSVYDTTSDIDWDRTGGGGYVAADPRAYARNDTVYSGPSERGYVAPYTDRPVPHRDTGLGGAAIGAVAGGVAGNVIAGRGNRLGGTLIGTGLGAGAGYAIDKADDRGRPVPPPVPGYGVGYAPPPADAADDAPSSYAADYPPSSYAADYPPSYDAGYPQSRSHTVAPGGSWTSPDGLTTVTTTSGRAYPAGSTTVVVQSVPVTTTTTTTDYYDAAPYPRKKLPRRR, from the coding sequence ATGCGAAGGCTTTTGATCGCGAGCGCGGGGCTGGCGCTGGCAGGCGGTGCGGCAGAGGCTCAGCGACCGGCCCCGGGTGCGAGCTATCCTGTGCCCGGCACCGCCCGCGGCACGGCGATGCAGGCGCCTATGGCACGCCCCAGCCGTCCAGGGCCGATCGCCGCGCAGATGCCCGTCGTAGAGGCGCCGACGCGATCGGTCCCTGGTCCTCGGTCTTCGCGCTGGGGCAGCAAGATCGGCGGGCGCTGGTGGGCGGGCGCAAACGCGCCCGGCGGCTGGGCCGGCTATCGCCGTCCGCACCGCGGCTGGGCGGTGCCTGCCTATTGGAATGCGCCGCGCTTCTACGTCGGCGACTGGTCGAACTACGGCCTCGCGCAGCCACCCCAGGGCTATAACTGGACTCGCTATTACGATGATGCGGTGCTGATCGACGCGCGTGGATCGGTCTACGATACGACCAGCGACATCGATTGGGATCGTACCGGCGGTGGCGGCTATGTCGCGGCCGACCCGCGCGCCTATGCGCGGAACGATACGGTCTATTCGGGCCCGAGCGAGCGCGGGTACGTCGCGCCCTACACGGATCGCCCAGTGCCCCATCGCGACACCGGTCTGGGTGGCGCGGCGATTGGCGCTGTCGCGGGCGGCGTCGCTGGCAACGTTATTGCGGGGCGTGGCAATCGGCTCGGCGGGACGTTGATCGGGACCGGTCTCGGGGCTGGGGCCGGCTATGCGATCGACAAGGCAGACGATCGTGGTCGCCCAGTACCGCCGCCGGTTCCTGGCTATGGCGTCGGTTACGCGCCGCCGCCCGCGGACGCCGCCGACGATGCGCCGTCGTCCTACGCAGCCGACTACCCGCCGTCGTCCTACGCAGCCGACTACCCGCCGTCCTATGACGCCGGATACCCGCAATCCCGCAGCCATACCGTGGCACCGGGGGGCAGCTGGACGTCGCCGGATGGTCTCACCACGGTGACCACGACCAGCGGTCGCGCGTACCCGGCCGGCTCGACGACGGTGGTCGTGCAGTCCGTGCCGGTGACGACGACAACCACCACCACCGACTATTACGACGCGGCGCCCTATCCGCGGAAAAAGCTGCCCCGCCGTCGGTAG
- a CDS encoding GAF domain-containing protein, producing the protein MYQFDISAGTKADLYRDLLAALDALTTDETDPIANMANAAALVWEYLPDLNWAGFYRLVEGELVLGPFQGKVACIRIPVGKGVCGAAAATLTTQLVEDVHAFPGHIACDAASRSELVVPVTKDGILIAVLDLDSPEPARFDAEDAAGCEALAALLADRLA; encoded by the coding sequence ATGTACCAGTTCGATATTTCAGCCGGCACCAAGGCCGATCTCTACCGCGACCTGCTCGCCGCGCTCGACGCGCTGACGACGGACGAGACCGATCCGATCGCCAACATGGCCAACGCCGCCGCGCTCGTGTGGGAGTATCTCCCCGACTTGAACTGGGCGGGTTTCTACCGGCTCGTAGAGGGCGAACTCGTGCTCGGGCCGTTCCAGGGCAAGGTCGCGTGCATCCGCATCCCGGTCGGCAAGGGCGTCTGCGGAGCCGCTGCCGCGACGTTGACGACGCAACTGGTCGAGGACGTGCACGCGTTCCCAGGCCATATCGCCTGCGATGCCGCGAGCCGCTCCGAGCTGGTGGTGCCGGTGACCAAGGATGGCATATTGATCGCAGTGCTTGACCTCGACAGCCCCGAACCCGCGCGGTTCGACGCCGAGGACGCGGCAGGGTGCGAGGCGCTGGCGGCATTGCTCGCCGACCGGTTGGCCTAG
- a CDS encoding acyl-CoA thioesterase, giving the protein MPADANPYGDIFGGWLMGQMDLAAGSVASRRSGGRAVTIAADAMKFHMPVVVGDEVSVYAHLIAVGRTSMTIEVEAWRRARHSNDSCKVTQARFIFVAVGDDRKPRPVPPETN; this is encoded by the coding sequence ATGCCCGCCGATGCCAACCCTTACGGTGACATCTTTGGCGGCTGGCTGATGGGGCAGATGGATCTCGCAGCCGGTTCGGTCGCATCCAGGCGGAGCGGCGGGCGCGCCGTCACGATCGCCGCCGATGCGATGAAATTTCACATGCCCGTCGTCGTCGGCGACGAGGTGTCGGTCTACGCACACCTGATCGCGGTCGGCCGTACGTCGATGACGATCGAGGTCGAGGCGTGGCGCCGCGCGCGCCACAGCAACGACAGCTGCAAGGTGACCCAGGCGCGCTTCATCTTCGTGGCGGTCGGCGACGACCGCAAACCGCGGCCCGTGCCGCCCGAAACCAACTAA
- the lpdA gene encoding dihydrolipoyl dehydrogenase — translation MADTYDLVILGSGPGGYVAAIRASQLGLKVAIVERERLGGICLNWGCIPTKALLRTSEIYHYMQNAESYGLKADNVGFDLAKVVDRSRKVAGQLNAGVKGLMKKNKVTVVEGVGTVTAKGKLSVKQGDKTVELEAKNIIVATGARARDLSFAKADGKVIWTYRHAMVPTEMPTKLLVIGSGAIGVEFASFYNDMGADVTIVEMLPRILPVEDEEVSAFMDKALTKQGIKLLTGTGLEGLAPSGNGVTAKIKHKDGKVVEETFSHAIVAIGIVPNTENIGLEALGVETDRGHIKTDGYGRTNVDGIWAIGDVTGAPWLAHKASHEGIIAVEKIAGGSPHQMDKANIPGCTYSRPQVASVGMTEAKAKEAGYELKVGKFPFIGNGKAIALGEAEGFVKTVFDAKTGELLGAHMVGAEVTELIQGYVVARQLETTEAELMETVFAHPTLSEMMHESVLGAYGRSIHY, via the coding sequence GTGGCTGATACCTATGATCTCGTCATCCTCGGCTCGGGCCCCGGCGGGTACGTCGCCGCGATCCGCGCGTCGCAGCTCGGCCTCAAGGTCGCGATCGTCGAGCGTGAGCGCCTCGGCGGCATCTGCCTCAACTGGGGCTGCATCCCGACCAAGGCGCTGCTGCGCACGTCGGAAATCTATCATTACATGCAGAACGCCGAGAGCTATGGCCTGAAAGCGGACAATGTCGGCTTCGATCTCGCCAAGGTCGTCGACCGCAGCCGCAAGGTCGCGGGCCAGCTGAACGCAGGCGTCAAAGGCCTGATGAAGAAGAACAAGGTGACCGTCGTCGAAGGCGTCGGCACCGTGACCGCCAAGGGCAAGCTGAGCGTCAAGCAGGGCGACAAGACCGTCGAGCTCGAAGCCAAAAACATCATCGTCGCCACTGGCGCCCGCGCGCGCGACCTGTCGTTCGCCAAAGCCGACGGCAAGGTCATCTGGACCTATCGTCACGCGATGGTGCCGACCGAGATGCCGACCAAGCTGCTGGTCATCGGATCGGGCGCGATCGGCGTAGAGTTCGCCAGCTTCTACAACGATATGGGCGCCGACGTGACGATCGTCGAGATGCTCCCGCGGATCCTGCCGGTTGAGGACGAGGAAGTCTCCGCGTTCATGGACAAGGCGCTGACCAAGCAGGGCATCAAGCTCCTGACCGGCACCGGCCTCGAAGGTCTGGCACCGTCGGGCAACGGCGTCACCGCGAAGATCAAGCACAAGGACGGCAAGGTCGTCGAAGAGACGTTCAGCCACGCGATCGTCGCGATCGGGATCGTTCCCAACACCGAGAATATCGGGCTGGAAGCGCTCGGCGTCGAAACCGACCGCGGCCACATCAAGACCGACGGCTATGGCCGCACCAATGTCGACGGCATCTGGGCGATCGGCGACGTCACCGGCGCACCGTGGCTCGCGCACAAGGCCAGCCATGAGGGCATCATCGCGGTCGAGAAGATCGCGGGCGGTTCGCCGCACCAGATGGACAAGGCCAACATCCCTGGCTGCACCTATTCGCGCCCGCAGGTCGCGAGCGTCGGCATGACCGAGGCTAAGGCCAAGGAAGCCGGCTACGAGTTGAAGGTCGGGAAATTCCCGTTCATCGGCAACGGCAAGGCGATCGCGCTCGGCGAGGCCGAGGGTTTCGTGAAGACAGTGTTCGACGCGAAGACCGGCGAGCTGCTCGGCGCGCACATGGTGGGTGCAGAAGTCACCGAACTGATCCAGGGCTATGTCGTCGCGCGCCAGCTCGAGACGACCGAGGCCGAGCTGATGGAGACGGTGTTCGCGCATCCGACGCTCAGCGAGATGATGCACGAAAGCGTTCTCGGCGCGTACGGCCGGTCGATCCACTACTGA